The stretch of DNA AATATTGTCTCCCATCTCCATTTTTTGcgaatttttattttccatGGGGTCACATTCCCTATCTTTCTATattgattatttatataaaagttgtaatgaaaaataaaaaaataaaaaatattattacaacaTACAAGGACACAATCACGTAATGGTGAAAAGGGAAAGGGCGCCGCGATCAGAGACAATGAGGCGCCGAGGAGGTGACGACACTATGGGCACTGAGTAGGAGTGGCGAGGGGTATGATTGTGATGCTATAGAAGATTTGGATTTGCAAGTTTTGGTCTTCTGGGGTTACTGGGAAGTGGGAAGATGCAATGTTAGTATTATGGAGATAAGGAAAGACACTTTTAAAATTAAGGTTAggttttttcaatatatatatatatatatatggtttgtgaaatgactaaaatatttatattagaataaattattaagggtatttaagtaaatttaatAATTCGGAGATTATCGGGAATTGGGCTAGGATCTTACTCGGGTTTCCATGTTTGCCTCGGAGGAATTTTGGCCGCCATTTCCACGGAGAAAATTCTCCGTCTTCGAATCTCCATTTGGGGCAGTTCCCGTGCTTCGGGGAGTTTTGCCATCCTACCAcaaagtgagagagaagagaggaaaacataattttcatttttgtgcAAAGCAATAGATTTCAAACAGCAGTTTCTCATTCTCTCATCGTTGGATCGGCTTGAAATTTGAACTGCAGCTTTAtctcatcttgttcttcattctaaAAGGTGGAGATTTTGATTGGAagtttgtagagagagaaataTGCTTCAAACATCAGCTTTATTATTGGGTATTTTTCATCTTCATGTTACTCATTTGTAAGCTTTGGTGCTTTGACACACAGAAGGATTAGACGCAGAGATTGGTGGCCGTGACCTAGAAATCTCAGCTGCCTGATGGGAATGACGAAGTCGGCTCTAAGTCCTCAGTGGTAGATAGGGATCGAATTTGGCGCGAGACCACTTTTGAGTCCACAAGAATCGTCGCTTCGGGTTGGAGTCGTTCTTTGCTAGTGGTCTCCGCTCCTCCGTGTTGGTGGATTCCTTTGTCACCACCACTAGCCTTGCCAATCCCTAGGAGGTTGTCGACTTGAGGGAGGAGGAGCAGAAGCTGACACAGGAGCTTAACTAGCAAGTGGAGCAGTCTGAGCAGAGGTACAACGACCTTCTTGTATGCGTGGGAGGAGCCGTTGCAATCAGCTTGGACCTGACGGAGAAGCTGGAGCATCTCGATCGATTGCGACAGCAGATGGAGGAGTACAACTAGTAGATACGCGCCGGAGGTAGTGGCGTTGCTGATTCCAAAGGCAACGTTGCTGGTGGGGCACCCACGTCAGCACCTTCTTCACCGCCTTAGCAGGGGAGCCACAACGACGACGATGACGATTACCGAGATTTGTAGGGGTTGgggctttattttttttctttgtctaCTTCATTGTACTCTAATTTTGTGACATTAATTTGTATTTCAgactatttttttaacaaaataatttgttgatttatgataattttatatttttgctaataattttgttaactTAATTTGACTACTAATTGTGGTTTATTAgtgtctaaaaaaataaaaaaataaaaaatactaccgTCGGATTAATTCGATGGTAGTTTTGGCGCTATTTCACTTCAAATGGCGCCAAACTTACCGTCGGATAATCGTCAACTCAGCCTCGACGAATCTATTGAAAACACCAATGGAAAATCCGTCGGTACTTAGCGTCGGAAGGAAAAATCCGCTGGTAAcgagtttttggcgccgtttaTACCGTCAACCCTGGGACGACGATAAACTGATTACCCACGGATTTATTTGATGAATCCGACAGTAAATCTGATGATACTCAACATTTTTTAGTATCGGTCTCTAATAAATTAGCAACCAGTTTTGAGACCAATAATTTTCAGCatattttttatgttggttgCCAAATCGGTTGCTGGTGATAAAATTAGCAACTGATTTTAGCAACCAACTGCTTTATCcccttatattttaattagtcgCTGAATCAGTAGTTAATTTTATCATCAGTGGCTGATTTAGAAACCAACTCCTTAGTAACAGATTTAGTGACCAACAATGTTTAGCCTAGTTTTTTGTGATCAACTGGTTTATCACCTTAGTTTTTTGTTAGTCGTTGAATTGGtcactaatttttattattagagaCCGATTTAAAGACCAACTCCTTAGCGATCAATTTAGCTACTAACAAATTTTCAGCTATTTTTTATGTTAGTCTCTAAATCAGTTGCTAATGATAAAATTAGCGATCAATTTTGTGACTGATATggtttttttattaccaaaaaaTGTTGGTCACTAAATTCACTCGCTAATTTCTAATTTAGCAACTAACTAGAATGATTTTGGTGGCAGTCGCTAAATCGGTTTCTGACTTAGAAATTAGCGACCAACTTTTTTTTGGTATAAAAAACAATTGGTCACTATTAGCAACTAATTTTGTTGGTCACTAAAATCAGTTGCTATTTCAGTAATTTTTTATAGTGTTTCAATAGTTGGCTAAATTTAAGGACAGATATGGGTAATACTTAATGATAATTGTTTCGGTATAGAGTGAGTTTGAGTAGTGGTCGTCCTACACTtccaaaacataaattttgATGAGACAGATTATTGAATTTGATAAATTCAGTTTggtgaatttaaattttttaaaaattgcttAAATAgaatttgtaatttagtttgatgattttaattattatatttgtaacTTACgtgatattttagtattttatatttttttaggacATAGATTATATTTTAGGTAGGACCATAGGAGAGAtgtcataaaaaaaaagacaaattgTATCACGTTTAAGATTGGACGAGTATGAGTATGAGTATAAATATGATCATATATGGATTTATAAGGTACTCGCGATGAATATAGATTTgagacaataaataaatatttgcaAATAATAGGAAGAGTAATGGAATAGATAGTTAATATTCGGAACATGTATGGTATTGGAATATGTGTTCACTTCTTCCCATTGCCATTCTTAGATATTATCAAGACTATTTCATTTCCCTGAATAACAGCTAATCTTGCATATCAGAATATAAATGATCAAACATAGATACTCATATATCTTTATGCCAAAACAAGAATAACAGTAATTCATAATAGCCACCTCCATGAAAGTAATTCAAATGGTGTATGTTCAAACAACCACATTTATTTAAAGCTTCTTCATTCATGATCATATAATTTATTCACGACTTCATATAATGCCTTTTTGGTCATATAGTTTTGACCCGCCATCCTATTCTTGCATATGGCACACCCGTTATTACTTTGACAAGTCAAAATCTTTCTCAAACGGTGGAGGAGCGGCCATTGATGATGTTGCAATTGGTGAGAAGTGTACAAAACAACCCGGTTTGATGTGTCAGGCTTGTCTATGATGAGACTATGGCAGAGATTCACAATCTCCAAATGCTTCAAGTTCTCAAGCACACAGCGCAATGCTCTAAAGCTCACGATTATGGATTGAAGGCTCAAGAACTTGAGATTTGGGGTGTGTTCGATCAAGGCTCTAGCATGATCCATTTCGAAGCCAATAGTGAATTTTAGACCGATGATTCCTTTGCAGTATTTGCCAATTGCAGGAAAAATGTCCTTATGATTGATCATGCGGGTAATTGTGATGGATTCAAGCCCTACCCATAAACTAATTGCATGTTCAATTGCTTCTTTTGATAAGTTGCATATGGCAGGTAGAACTAACATTTTCAGATTTGGAGTCCTGCCAGAAGAAACTCTACctcagtaataataataatgagaaaGTTAATAAATAATGGTTATATTCACGTCAAATCTTATATGAATTTATTCgatttgtttctattttttttcaaacattataaataaataatttaacacATGTTTAAggtgtttaatttatttctaattcttatgtcttttaattttagattattACTAATTTGAGCATCGAAAACTTTTGTAGATACACCTTATTATCCTAGATTTaccaacctgaagaataaaaagGTTCGCCATAGCTTTTGTATCCTGATGCTAAGACTTTATATTCTACAACTTACTTGAAGTTATCTTAATCTAAAATTGTTTCAATTTCGTCTCGctattaattttgttaacaaCTTATTAATGACAAGACAACattgagacaattttaaaacaataggaacttaaataggacAATCTAAACGTTAGAAAGAACTTTAAAACTTATCCCAAACATTGAGTACAGAACGATACTCTActccaaaaaaatatcttaaaaaattctGCTTCAATAATATTACCTATCAAATCACACAAATGAAGTGCTCAAAGCCTAAAACCAGTCACCTATCATAATTTTTTAGACATACATACactttatgtatataatatagcATATATAATTATGCAATCTGAGCACAAAGAATAATTGAAAGTAGTGTTACCTTTCAGCAACAAGGAGCAAGTGTTCGTCCTTTAAGTAAGTATAGTAATTGAACACAAAACAGCGAATGTGCCTTACTTCGCTCAGAGTTAAGATTCCCCTCAAGACTTTAGTCAGTCTTTCACTTGAATCTTTCCAAGATCCTAGCATTCGGGGTACGTTAAAAGGTTTATAGCAAAGTACACTAAGGTCAAGCTTATGCCAAAGTTTAGGATCACTACGAGCTTCACGCCAAGTTTTACATACTCTTGATACTGTTGCAAGCTCTACAACATTAAGGGCCATGAAAATATTCACCAACAACTCGTAGTATAAAACATCATTGATGTTTCTAGCATCGCTGATTTTGGATTTCACacacttttttttcattgttcAAAATGTTTCCTACATGAATAATCATTAAAaccttaattaatatatgtcAATTGTCAAATGCATGAGATTGTTAAagaaattatatgaaaaaaaaagtattttaaattgattGAACTATATATATAACTGCGTATATGCTAAGAATAtcttcataaattaaataaaatgttcttgtaataaaaaaacattTCATTCTTAATGTCACATAGATTTTTGAATCTTACTAGTCCTAGATTAGCCAATTTTCATGTCGTTTAATGAACTAGGCCATAATCAAAACATAAGATTGaaaatctaacaaaattaaagttAGATACTCAGTTTTTAAAAACACGAATTAACAAGTTACAGAAACTGAAGATTTTCTTTATGATCATATTTGACCCAAAACCTTAtgcacttcttttcttctcaaataagtgttattttttagaatttttttctcTCCACAAATCAATAGAATTGAATATTCTCAATACTATGATTTCTGCTTCAATCATAccccaaaattaattaatggaTGAAAGAGAAtacaactaaaataataaagaagagtaattattgttattaaagataattttgacCTACTTTTTAGcacatttcaacaaatttttcaaGGCAAATATATTTAGTATCATTCAAAAATCAGAGGTGAATTACTTTTTCTTAAATTACAACTAAGATCTATTATGCAACAATACACATGATGAGAAGATAATGTACCCTCTAATTTTAAAATGGTGCAGAAGCaactgtcttttttttttaattcttgtaaaattcaaaataaacatATATTCAAGAATGGATGAAATATTTGACTTGAAAAAAAGTTTCGAACAATATGATTTAACCGTATTTAGGTATAATCAATTTCTTCACGAAACGAAAACaacaaatttgttaaaaaataaagataaaattgtaGAACTCAAGTCTTCAAAGTTAGGATACAATCATAGACCATACTAAAATGAAATatgtcaagaaaaaaaaataagcatACCTCTTATGTCACACTCTCTTTGATTTGTGATGAacaaaaaatggaagaagactGAAATTTAGACAAAAAACCGAAAAAGACTGAATGACTTAAAAAGACTCAAATTTAGATGTGTGTATGTGCGCGTGTTGACTAAT from Arachis duranensis cultivar V14167 chromosome 4, aradu.V14167.gnm2.J7QH, whole genome shotgun sequence encodes:
- the LOC110280199 gene encoding F-box/LRR-repeat protein At3g48880-like codes for the protein MKKKCVKSKISDARNINDVLYYELLVNIFMALNVVELATVSRVCKTWREARSDPKLWHKLDLSVLCYKPFNVPRMLGSWKDSSERLTKVLRGILTLSEVRHIRCFVFNYYTYLKDEHLLLVAERTPNLKMLVLPAICNLSKEAIEHAISLWVGLESITITRMINHKDIFPAIGKYCKGIIGLKFTIGFEMDHARALIEHTPNLKFLSLQSIIVSFRALRCVLENLKHLEIVNLCHSLIIDKPDTSNRVVLYTSHQLQHHQWPLLHRLRKILTCQSNNGCAICKNRMAGQNYMTKKALYEVVNKLYDHE